In Deltaproteobacteria bacterium, the following proteins share a genomic window:
- a CDS encoding sterol desaturase family protein, protein MLDAGLETFRELVNAGNTYMFLIPIYTTLLLGERITHAFFDHSRKWDNQDMAANLTITAMSFAVNTLAGHLLPLAAIAFIYQYGHVFELPGGTIGWVLGVLMYDLAWYCDHRIAHRVGFFWAMHHVHHSSSEYNMTVASRGFVVDTTLLSRPTFYLLPLLGLSPYHFIVINIFTNVWGIAQHTRLIGKLPLLDLIFATPSNHRVHHGSNEKYLDMNYGEVLIIWDRLFGTYRAEDQEPDYGVTDPINTCNPIKIQVAGVAWLAKKIKSTSAFSEKLRCLVMPPEWLPPALPPKPSVTP, encoded by the coding sequence ATGCTTGATGCCGGTTTAGAGACGTTCCGAGAGCTTGTAAATGCTGGCAATACCTACATGTTCCTAATCCCTATCTACACGACGCTCCTGCTCGGAGAGCGTATAACTCACGCTTTCTTCGATCACAGCCGCAAGTGGGACAATCAGGATATGGCCGCAAATCTCACGATTACGGCGATGTCCTTTGCCGTCAACACTCTAGCGGGGCACCTGCTGCCCCTCGCTGCCATTGCCTTCATTTATCAATATGGTCATGTCTTCGAGCTACCGGGGGGCACTATCGGCTGGGTGTTGGGCGTTTTAATGTATGACTTGGCTTGGTACTGCGACCACAGAATTGCCCATCGGGTTGGCTTCTTCTGGGCCATGCACCATGTTCATCATTCATCCAGCGAATACAACATGACCGTTGCCTCGAGAGGTTTCGTCGTCGATACCACCCTGCTCTCACGCCCCACCTTTTATTTATTACCTTTGCTGGGCCTCTCACCTTACCACTTCATCGTCATCAATATTTTCACCAACGTTTGGGGTATCGCGCAACATACACGCCTAATCGGAAAGCTTCCGTTACTCGACCTCATCTTCGCAACGCCGTCGAACCATCGTGTGCACCACGGCTCCAATGAAAAGTATCTCGACATGAATTATGGCGAAGTGCTGATTATATGGGACCGGCTTTTTGGAACCTATCGAGCTGAGGACCAAGAACCGGACTACGGAGTCACGGACCCTATCAACACCTGCAATCCAATTAAGATTCAAGTCGCAGGTGTTGCTTGGCTTGCAAAGAAAATCAAAAGCACTTCAGCTTTCAGTGAAAAACTGAGATGCTTGGTCATGCCTCCCGAATGGCTGCCGCCAGCCCTGCCGCCTAAACCAAGCGTCACCCCCTGA
- a CDS encoding TetR/AcrR family transcriptional regulator → MSRRQEKAALTRSQFIQATFQCLVECGYHGTTTVAVCERAQLARGTMLHHFPTKETLVLATLEEVLIRRVDDFRKELEGANHDDLPGLVNHLWEALKGPTFSAWLELAVASRTDAVLRNEFRRVMQRFEELVSVTVDSILPAKATGDMDPVLVVSLVFSSLNGLALDLLQVDPAIVESKVKLLISWLEIVAANINTTAVADGSCK, encoded by the coding sequence ATGTCTCGGCGACAAGAGAAAGCTGCTCTAACCCGGTCCCAGTTTATACAGGCCACTTTTCAATGCCTTGTTGAGTGTGGCTACCACGGCACAACCACCGTAGCGGTTTGTGAACGAGCTCAGCTGGCGCGAGGCACCATGCTTCACCACTTCCCGACGAAGGAGACGCTGGTGCTTGCCACCCTGGAAGAGGTGTTAATTCGTAGGGTTGACGATTTTCGCAAGGAACTCGAAGGTGCCAATCATGACGACCTACCGGGTTTGGTTAACCATCTCTGGGAAGCATTAAAGGGGCCAACCTTCAGCGCTTGGCTAGAACTCGCGGTCGCTTCCCGGACAGACGCTGTTTTACGTAACGAGTTTCGTAGAGTGATGCAGCGTTTTGAAGAGCTTGTGAGTGTTACGGTTGATTCTATCCTGCCAGCCAAGGCTACCGGCGACATGGACCCTGTCTTGGTTGTTTCGCTGGTTTTCAGTTCGTTAAATGGGCTGGCCCTCGATTTACTCCAGGTAGATCCGGCGATTGTCGAATCAAAGGTTAAACTTTTGATAAGCTGGTTAGAAATTGTGGCAGCAAATATAAATACAACGGCGGTTGCTGATGGGTCGTGCAAGTGA